In a genomic window of Labeo rohita strain BAU-BD-2019 chromosome 20, IGBB_LRoh.1.0, whole genome shotgun sequence:
- the gja11 gene encoding gap junction protein, alpha 11 has protein sequence MGEWDFLGRLLDRVQAHSTVVGKIWLTVLFVFRILVLCAGADRVWGDEQSDFICNTLQPGCENVCYDHAFPISHIRFWVLQIISVSTPTLAYLGHVVHIIHVEKKVKEMMQKELQNEQINAFLKKGYKFPKYYRDNGKVKIRGCLLTSYILSVLFKILLEVGFIYGQYYLYGFTLDPQYVCSRFPCPNKVDCFLSRPTEKTVFIWFMLVVACVSLLLNVVEILYLCAKKINQCLSRKKDYTISPVTPVVDSKDFKTTHQVIQNWMNRELELQRREPGNEATKSVASEDHSADMQEVRI, from the coding sequence ATGGGTGAGTGGGACTTTCTCGGAAGACTGCTGGATAGAGTCCAGGCACACTCAACAGTGGTGGGAAAAATCTGGCTCACCGTCCTGTTTGTGTTTAGGATTCTAGTCCTCTGCGCCGGTGCCGACAGAGTGTGGGGCGACGAGCAGTCGGACTTCATCTGCAACACGTTGCAGCCGGGGTGTGAAAACGTCTGCTACGACCACGCGTTCCCCATCTCACACATTCGTTTTTGGGTGCTGCAGATCATCTCTGTGTCCACACCTACTCTGGCCTACCTGGGCCATGTTGTCCACATCATCCATGtcgaaaaaaaagtgaaagagaTGATGCAGAAGGAGCTTCAGAATGAGCAAATCAATGCATTCCTTAAGAAAGGCTACAAATTTCCCAAGTACTACAGGGACAATGGGAAGGTCAAAATTCGGGGGTGTCTCTTGACAAGCTACATTCTGAGTGTGCTTTTCAAGATACTTTTAGAGGTGGGTTTCATCTATGGCCAGTACTATCTTTATGGCTTTACTCTTGACCCCCAATACGTCTGCTCCCGTTTTCCATGTCCTAACAAGGTAGACTGTTTCTTGTCGAGGCCTACTGAGAAAACCGTCTTCATCTGGTTCATGCTGGTGGTGGCCTGTGTCTCTCTACTCCTAAATGTGGTCGAGATCTTGTATCTTTGCGCCAAGAAGATCAACCAGTGTCTCAGCCGCAAAAAGGACTACACCATCTCTCCCGTGACCCCGGTTGTGGACAGTAAGGACTTCAAGACTACACATCAGGTGATTCAGAATTGGATGAACCGTGAGCTGGAGCTTCAAAGGAGAGAACCTGGAAATGAGGCAACCAAGAGCGTGGCTTCAGAGGACCACAGTGCTGACATGCAAGAGGTCCGTATCTGA